The Sedimentisphaera salicampi genome includes a region encoding these proteins:
- a CDS encoding type II secretion system protein, with the protein MKKKLNRHGFTLIELLVVISIIALLMAVLMPALSKAREQAKLVVCGNNQHQMILGIQSYQSDNGGKLPPCTQGRANGSFTVPCHLNYHTGNFSGSQPMNGGSVGSYLAKYLPNSEVFNCPLSKWDNKMMCYDTVNGGKATVDELYRNGSNYWLKCSYFLLWNYGGFDFTGRENVHGYKPFKGPGYKNSDHTLLTSDVLFYNDVNFGPRKWLSSHPADGFAQPPERSPVPQDDSPHPYYQKESPDGQDVPEVTMNAGYLDGSVQRYKIGPESATHGSSNTKYYIPLKYK; encoded by the coding sequence ATGAAAAAGAAATTAAACAGGCATGGTTTTACTCTCATTGAACTGCTGGTTGTTATTTCTATCATTGCGCTGCTTATGGCAGTGTTGATGCCCGCATTAAGCAAAGCAAGAGAGCAGGCCAAGCTTGTTGTATGCGGAAATAATCAACACCAAATGATTCTCGGGATTCAGTCTTACCAGTCTGACAATGGAGGCAAGCTGCCTCCCTGCACGCAGGGAAGGGCAAACGGAAGCTTTACTGTGCCCTGTCATTTAAATTACCATACAGGAAATTTCAGTGGTTCACAGCCCATGAACGGCGGTTCTGTTGGGAGTTATCTTGCAAAATACTTGCCGAATTCTGAAGTTTTTAACTGCCCTCTTTCAAAGTGGGACAATAAAATGATGTGCTACGACACTGTAAATGGCGGCAAAGCTACTGTTGATGAATTATATCGCAACGGAAGCAATTACTGGCTGAAATGTTCGTATTTTCTGCTTTGGAATTACGGCGGCTTCGATTTTACCGGCCGTGAAAATGTACACGGCTACAAACCTTTCAAGGGGCCGGGATATAAAAATTCCGACCATACCCTGCTCACAAGCGATGTGCTTTTTTATAATGACGTGAACTTCGGCCCGAGAAAATGGCTCAGCTCACATCCGGCAGACGGCTTTGCACAGCCTCCGGAGCGTTCTCCTGTTCCCCAGGATGACAGCCCTCACCCTTATTACCAGAAAGAAAGCCCGGACGGTCAAGATGTGCCGGAAGTAACTATGAACGCAGGCTATCTTGATGGAAGTGTTCAGCGATATAAAATCGGACCTGAAAGCGCTACACATGGCAGCAGTAATACGAAGTATTACATACCGCTAAAGTACAAATAA
- a CDS encoding LamG domain-containing protein: MNSRKKKLVILLPMLVLFIAALPASGANLVAQWKLDEGSGQAVADSSGNGYDGQLGEFPLEDMQDPLWVSSYTDAFGTQRGPVLEFDGTYFNKRYVNLDAQVNSFANLPTGTISVFFKKDTLAESDPSPVHVNNNQVIFSLSDNSAPSCEFVMIVESSVLKIMSRGGTADWSLQSEPDMSGEDVGLTDGNWHHAAITVDALGNAALYVDGEQKATAEGVSFLDNVSSGVYSANTMALGANDDSGGGKQWAFDGLLSDVRVYDDALSEAEVQAIIPRAGTVTETDDSTEVTEGGATDTFDIVLDSMPSQPVTVIADPNDQLDLGNGAGAQKNIDFDSTNWDTPQTVTVTAVDDLIGELPMDVDILFSVSSSDPGFDEAWLSPRSVSVTVYDNDASNSQLVGHWKLDENTGQTAADSSGNGYDGVLGSTTGSDDQDPVWTDSFTDSYSYTRGPTLDFDGRYYDQQYVDLTNYVNDFEDLSAGTVSMFFKQDTEEEDPGVSHTTHLNLFGICNSNMGSSEFMLFTDSNRLAVLSRDDGDVVLSMESDVSLPVDGNWHHAAVSVSQTGSASLYLDGELVAISSGGFFSSIQGLNVMYIGLNEDSGGQQWGFDGLISDVRIYDNALTFSEVKELIPMVAAVTETDDSTSVMEGSTTDSLDVVLTNAPSSNVSVTIEGNEELDYGEGAGNPKTLTFTPSNWDTTQAVTLSAVDDLDQEGNETVEITYSTSSSDEAFDNGWAEPRTTTVTVLDNECGVWGYNEMDFNEDCYVDIADFVMFANDWLKCTDPQGSGCENLN; the protein is encoded by the coding sequence ATGAATTCTCGAAAAAAGAAACTTGTAATCTTATTGCCGATGCTGGTACTGTTTATTGCAGCTCTGCCGGCAAGCGGAGCTAATCTTGTTGCCCAGTGGAAACTGGATGAAGGCAGCGGGCAGGCAGTCGCGGATTCCAGCGGCAACGGCTATGACGGCCAACTGGGAGAATTTCCGTTGGAAGATATGCAGGACCCGCTTTGGGTTTCCAGTTATACAGATGCATTCGGGACACAGCGAGGCCCTGTTCTGGAATTTGACGGCACCTATTTCAACAAGAGATATGTAAATCTTGATGCCCAAGTAAATTCCTTTGCGAATTTGCCTACTGGTACTATTTCAGTATTTTTCAAGAAAGACACTTTAGCTGAATCTGATCCTAGTCCTGTGCATGTAAATAATAATCAGGTTATTTTCAGTCTGTCTGACAACTCTGCTCCTTCATGCGAGTTTGTAATGATTGTTGAGTCTTCGGTTTTGAAGATTATGAGCCGAGGCGGAACTGCAGATTGGAGTCTTCAGAGCGAGCCTGATATGTCTGGAGAAGATGTTGGGCTTACAGACGGCAATTGGCACCACGCTGCAATAACCGTTGATGCTTTGGGCAATGCGGCTTTATACGTTGACGGAGAGCAGAAAGCTACGGCTGAAGGTGTTTCATTCCTTGATAATGTAAGCAGCGGCGTTTACTCAGCAAACACCATGGCTTTGGGTGCAAACGACGACAGCGGCGGAGGCAAGCAATGGGCATTTGACGGTCTGCTGAGTGATGTGCGGGTTTATGATGATGCATTAAGTGAGGCAGAAGTTCAAGCAATTATCCCGAGAGCGGGTACTGTTACTGAAACTGATGATTCAACAGAAGTAACAGAAGGCGGCGCAACAGATACTTTTGATATTGTTTTAGACAGTATGCCTTCCCAGCCTGTTACGGTTATTGCAGACCCGAACGACCAGCTTGATCTGGGTAACGGAGCGGGAGCTCAGAAGAATATTGATTTTGATTCAACCAACTGGGACACGCCTCAAACCGTTACTGTTACTGCTGTAGATGATTTAATTGGCGAGCTTCCAATGGATGTAGATATTCTGTTCAGCGTAAGCTCTTCAGATCCCGGATTTGATGAGGCGTGGCTCTCTCCGCGAAGTGTATCTGTTACGGTGTATGATAATGACGCCAGCAATTCTCAGCTTGTTGGCCATTGGAAACTTGATGAAAATACAGGACAGACAGCGGCAGATTCAAGCGGAAACGGTTATGACGGCGTTTTAGGTTCTACAACTGGTTCAGATGATCAGGATCCTGTCTGGACAGATAGCTTTACAGACAGCTACTCATATACGAGAGGGCCAACCCTTGATTTCGACGGCAGATACTATGATCAGCAGTACGTTGATCTAACAAACTACGTGAACGATTTTGAAGATCTTAGCGCTGGTACAGTATCAATGTTCTTCAAGCAGGATACAGAGGAAGAAGACCCGGGCGTATCTCATACTACCCATCTGAATCTCTTTGGCATATGCAACAGCAACATGGGAAGCAGTGAGTTTATGCTGTTTACAGATAGTAATCGTCTTGCAGTGCTTTCCCGCGATGACGGCGATGTTGTTCTTTCCATGGAATCTGATGTATCTCTTCCGGTTGATGGAAACTGGCATCATGCAGCAGTTTCGGTAAGCCAGACAGGAAGCGCATCTTTGTATCTTGACGGCGAACTTGTTGCTATATCTTCAGGCGGATTCTTCAGCTCAATACAGGGCCTCAACGTTATGTATATCGGTTTGAACGAAGATTCCGGAGGCCAGCAGTGGGGCTTTGACGGTCTTATCAGCGATGTGAGGATATATGACAACGCCCTTACATTCAGTGAGGTTAAGGAGCTTATACCGATGGTTGCTGCAGTCACTGAAACAGATGATTCAACCAGCGTAATGGAAGGCAGCACTACAGATTCTCTTGATGTTGTCCTTACAAATGCGCCAAGCAGCAACGTCAGTGTTACTATTGAAGGTAATGAAGAACTCGATTACGGTGAAGGTGCAGGTAATCCGAAGACTCTTACTTTCACTCCTTCAAACTGGGATACTACTCAGGCAGTAACTCTATCAGCGGTTGATGATTTAGATCAGGAAGGTAACGAAACTGTTGAGATTACTTATTCCACCTCAAGCTCTGATGAGGCCTTTGACAATGGCTGGGCAGAGCCGAGAACTACAACTGTAACTGTACTTGATAACGAGTGCGGCGTATGGGGATACAACGAGATGGACTTCAATGAAGACTGTTATGTAGATATTGCAGACTTTGTTATGTTCGCTAACGACTGGCTCAAATGCACCGATCCTCAGGGATCCGGATGCGAAAATCTTAACTAA
- a CDS encoding LamG-like jellyroll fold domain-containing protein, with product MRKILIVLILGCLISAGAQAGLIAHWAMDEAAGASEAVDSVGNANAAPSSASNGTDPASGAQGRFGKAWEFDGSNDNHLNVAPPDQAVFTTLGFTGFSYSGWVKVSDGMSDTIFSISDAAAGSEEAALRVVSGNLNFLGRHNSNDNVDISGGASLMDDEWHHVAVSSSGQTGTLLYLDGSEVASSSFGVDIDTFTTNDGNVAVNFGANNDNGSGLQWEYGGLIDEFRVYDHALSETEVENLAVPEPATISLLAAGLGFFAGRNKQK from the coding sequence ATGAGAAAAATATTGATTGTGCTAATTTTGGGATGTCTAATATCAGCAGGAGCTCAGGCAGGACTTATAGCGCATTGGGCTATGGATGAAGCTGCAGGTGCATCGGAGGCGGTTGATTCGGTCGGAAATGCAAATGCAGCTCCATCATCAGCTTCTAACGGCACAGATCCAGCTTCTGGTGCACAGGGGAGATTTGGTAAAGCTTGGGAATTTGACGGCTCTAATGATAATCATCTTAATGTAGCCCCGCCTGATCAGGCGGTTTTCACCACTCTCGGCTTTACAGGATTCTCTTACAGTGGCTGGGTTAAGGTATCCGACGGAATGAGTGATACTATTTTCAGTATTTCTGATGCCGCAGCGGGCAGCGAAGAAGCCGCTTTGCGTGTTGTAAGCGGAAACCTTAATTTCCTTGGAAGACACAACAGTAATGACAATGTTGACATATCCGGTGGAGCAAGCCTAATGGATGATGAGTGGCACCATGTAGCAGTATCAAGCAGCGGGCAAACAGGAACACTGCTTTATCTTGACGGCAGTGAAGTGGCATCAAGTTCTTTCGGTGTTGACATTGATACTTTTACTACCAATGACGGTAATGTAGCTGTGAATTTCGGCGCTAACAATGACAACGGCAGCGGCCTGCAGTGGGAATACGGCGGGCTTATTGATGAGTTTCGTGTTTATGATCATGCATTGAGCGAAACTGAAGTAGAAAATTTGGCTGTTCCCGAACCTGCTACAATTTCATTACTGGCAGCCGGCTTAGGATTTTTTGCAGGCAGAAATAAGCAGAAGTAA